From Pirellulales bacterium, the proteins below share one genomic window:
- a CDS encoding RNA ligase family protein, whose translation MGSSRDDFIKYPRTPHLFGSEGTDDDKHLDEAESEQFIANESLVVEEKIDGTNVGIHFNSAGEMVLQCRGHLITEGMHPQYDLFKQWAAVRRFVLEERLEDRFILFGEWLYARHSIHYRQLPHYFFEFDIYDKNEEAFLSLERRSSLLEGMGIETVPVLHTGVLRRVELRRLIGPSLFDSQFQNPATKRTDNLMEGLYLRTEAGGVVSGRAKFVRPEFVEKVKQSTHWQQQALVANLLKEGADIWQ comes from the coding sequence ATGGGTAGTTCACGAGACGATTTCATTAAATACCCGAGGACACCTCACCTCTTTGGCTCCGAGGGGACCGATGACGACAAGCATCTCGACGAAGCCGAGTCGGAGCAGTTCATCGCAAATGAGTCGCTCGTCGTCGAAGAAAAGATCGACGGCACCAATGTCGGCATCCATTTCAACTCGGCCGGTGAGATGGTGCTCCAGTGTCGGGGCCACCTCATCACCGAGGGAATGCACCCGCAATACGACCTTTTCAAGCAATGGGCGGCCGTCAGGCGGTTCGTGCTGGAAGAGAGGCTCGAAGACCGGTTCATCTTGTTCGGCGAGTGGCTCTATGCGCGGCATTCCATCCACTATCGCCAACTTCCGCACTACTTCTTCGAGTTCGACATCTACGACAAGAATGAGGAGGCGTTTCTCAGCCTTGAACGACGATCGTCGTTGCTCGAAGGCATGGGCATCGAGACGGTGCCCGTGCTCCACACCGGTGTGCTCCGCAGAGTAGAGCTGCGCCGGTTGATCGGCCCGTCCCTCTTTGACAGCCAGTTCCAGAACCCGGCGACCAAGCGGACCGACAACCTCATGGAAGGTCTTTATCTAAGGACTGAGGCCGGCGGCGTTGTGTCGGGCCGGGCCAAATTCGTGCGGCCGGAGTTTGTCGAGAAAGTGAAGCAGAGCACGCATTGGCAGCAGCAGGCGCTGGTGGCCAATCTGCTCAAAGAGGGAGCCGACATCTGGCAATGA
- a CDS encoding dual specificity protein phosphatase, translating to MREVLPGLLWIGNAFDARDFKSVFDHRIQAVIDLAMEESPVSAPRELIYCRFPLVDGQGNSPVTIEAAINTAVIFVRAMAPTLISCSGGMSRSPAIAAAVTARIEGIEPEEAIKRIAASGPHDVSPLLWYEVTQALNRSRPSL from the coding sequence ATGCGAGAAGTTCTTCCTGGCTTGCTCTGGATCGGCAATGCGTTCGATGCGCGTGATTTCAAAAGCGTGTTCGATCACCGAATCCAGGCCGTCATCGACCTGGCAATGGAGGAGTCGCCCGTTTCGGCCCCAAGGGAGCTAATCTATTGCCGTTTTCCGCTGGTTGACGGACAAGGGAATTCACCGGTAACAATCGAGGCGGCGATCAACACCGCGGTCATCTTCGTCAGGGCAATGGCGCCGACGCTGATAAGCTGCAGCGGAGGCATGAGTCGCTCGCCCGCCATTGCAGCGGCGGTAACGGCACGGATCGAGGGCATCGAGCCGGAAGAAGCCATCAAGCGAATTGCGGCAAGTGGCCCTCATGATGTCTCACCGCTTTTGTGGTACGAGGTTACGCAGGCGCTGAACAGGTCGCGCCCGAGTTTATGA